TCGACACGTTCGTCTCCCTTGTCTCCGACAACACGGCCGTCAACGACGGGTTGCTCAAGATTCTCGACGGCTTCCCGCCCGATGCCAGCCCGATGGCCATGCTGTCAGCCTGCATCAACGGGCTGTGCGGCTACCACCCAGAGGTCCTGCAGGTCGAGTACGAGGAGCACTTCGACGTCACCGCCGCCAAGCTGCTCGGCAAAGTTTCGACACTCGCGGCTGCCATCTACCGGCACCGCAACCACGAACCCGGCCACCCGACGCCCCGGCCTGATCTGGATTACACGACCGACCTGCTCCGCATGAGCTTCGCTGACGGCCACGTCGACAAGGGCACGGCCAAGGCGATGGACCTGATCTTCCTCCTCCACGCCGACCACGAGCAGAACTGCTCGGCCAGCACGTGCCGCATGGTCGGCAGCAGCCACGCCAACCTCTTCGCCAGCTGCGCCGCAGCCGTCTGTGCCCTGTGGGGCCCGCTGCACGGCGGTGCGAACGCGGAGATCATGAACCAGCTGCAGCGGATCCACGACGGTCAGTCGATCGACCCCGACAGCTTCATCGCAGGCGTGAAAGAGAAGAAGTACCGCCTTTTCGGCTTCGGCCACCCGGTCTATAAGAACTACGACCCGCGCGCCCGCATCCTCAAAGCGCAGGCCGATGCGGTGCTGACGGGAATGGATCGGCAGGACGATCCGTTGCTGAAGATTGCCAAGCGTCTCGAAGAAGTCGCGCTCGCGGATGACTACTTCGTCAGCCGGAACCTGTACCCGAACGTCGACTTCTACAGCGGCCTGATCATGCGGGCGATGAACGTGCCGACGGACATGTTCACCGTGCTTTTCGCGGTCGGTCGGATGCCGGGATGGATTGCCCAGTGGAAGGAGACGCGCGACCAGGCCGGCAAGATTTATCGGCCTCGTCAGATCTACACCGGCCCCGCCGAGCGGCACGTGGTGCCCGCCGGCGAGCGATGAGTCGCCAGCGCCGGGTGGTGCAGATTGCCGCCTCTTGCGATTGTGAATGCGGGAGGTTCTTGCACGCGATTTGCGGTAGGGTGTCGTCGTGAGCTTGACTGTCGACGAGTCAAAGGACGTGCGTCCGATCGCCGCCGCCGAGGAAGACGACAGCTCCACCGCCGTCGCCGAACCGCCGGCAGAGACAGAGCCCAAGACCAAGCCGGCGTCGAAGAAGTCGCCCAAGCGACGCCCCAAGCGTCCCGGCCAGCTTCCGCCGTATCGCGTGCTTCTGCACAACGACGACGTCAACACCGTCGAGGCCGTCGTTCTGACGGTCCTGGAGCTGACGCCACTCACCGAGATGGCGGCGATCCGCGTCACGCTCGAAGCCCACAAGCGCGGGCTGTCGCTCTTGCTCGTGACGCACAAGGAACGCGCCGAGCTCTACGTCGAGCAGTTCAAGAGCAAGCTGCTAAAGGTCACGATCGAGCCGGCGGAGTGAGGTCAGTTGGTAGTCGGCTGCGGCACCGGTGCTGACGCGGCGGCGATGGCTTGGTCGAGGAACATCTGTGTCCGCTCGACAGCAGCGTCGCCGAGCGGGGCGGCTTCTTCGACAGCGCGACCCAACTCCGCGACGGCCTCGCTGTGTCGACCCGCAGCCGACAGGGCTCGGCCGTAGTTGCGTCGCAGAATCGGGATCATCCCGCCCCAGTTCCCGGCCTCGGCGGCATCGAGCGAGATCCGCAGCTCCGCAGCAGCTTGCTCGGCGTCGCCGGCTTCGAGTGCGATCATCGCCAGATTGTTCCGCGTGATCGACGGCGGTGGCGTGTTCGCGCCGACCTGTTCGATCTGCACGCGCAGCACCTCGCGGAGATCCGCGATCGCTTCGTCGGTCCGGCCGATCTCGTCGAGCGACGTCGCCCGGCTCGCGCGGATCGACAGCATGTACGGGTGATCGGGCGGCACCACGCCTTCGCCCTCGGCCATCGCCTCGTCGAACGCGACGACGGCCTGTTCGTGATCGTCGAGGTAGCCCGACGCGACGCCAGCGTTGTTCAGGTCGAGCATGAGCGTCGTCGGACTGCCGGCACCGCGTTCCTTTGCAGCACGCTCGCCTGCGACGTTCACGCGCGCCAGCTCGATCGCTTCGCGCAGCGACGCATCGCTGCGTCGAGCGACCAGAAGGTCGACGAGATTGCGACGGCAGCTTCGAACGATGTGACTGTCGGGGCCGAAGGTCTCGGTCGCACGGACGATGCTCTCGCGGGCAATCTGCTCGGCCTCGTCGAGTTCGCCGACGTCCGTGAGCAGGCCGGCGAGATTCGCCTGAGCCATGACGACCGACGGATGATTGCGGCCGTGGCGTTCGGTGCGATTGACCAGCACGCGTCGCAGCGATCGCAGCGCGAGGTCGGCCTCGCCGGCATTGCGGTAGCTGTCGGCCGCGTTGCTCAGCCACGTGTCGGCCTCGTCCATCGTGATCTTCGTCAGATCGGGCGCGTCACCTTCTTCTGTCTGGCGAGTCACCAGCGGATCGATGCCCGTCAGCACGTTCTGCCACTGCTCCGACGCCTCGACGTAGCGGCCTTCGGCATGAAGCAGCTCAGCGAGCGTCGAATCGAACTGCAAATCGATACGCGGCGTCTGCGGATGGTCCGGGTCGCGATCGGCGTCCCACGCGGCGCGGTACTTGTCGTACAGCGACCGCGCACGCTCCAGCCGGGCGTTCTGGGCCAGACTGCCGACCCACTCGGCGCGGTGGTCGGCAAGGTTGGCGGGCGTGACGTCTTCGAAACGCAACAGTGCCTGTTCTGCAAGCTCGTACTGCCGATCGGCCTCATCGATCTCGCCAACGGACCTCAGGTTTCGCGCAAGGTCGGTTCGCAAGTCCGCTTCGATCATCGGCCGACCGTCGGCGAAGGTGGGGATGAGCGGTTCGCTCTGCCGCAAGGCTTCCAGGACGGTCACGCCGGCACCCGAATCGGTCGCATCGCCAAACTCGAGCGTGCGGCGGAGGAACAGCCGAGCGGCCTGCTGACGCTCGGACGATGCCTCGGCAAACTCGAGGTTCCGTTCCGCCTCCGCCCGCGCGCTTGCCTCGAGCACGAAGGCAAACGACGACACCGCCGTCGCGACGACGAGTGTCACGGCGATGGCGGCAGTCGCGGCGATGAGCGGCTTGTTGCGGCGGGCGAACTTGCGGACCTGATATGCCAGCGTCGGCGGCCGGGCGAGGATCGGTTCTTGGGCGAGCAAGCGACGCAGATCCGACGCGAACGCCTCGGCGGTGGCGTAGCGGCGGTTGGGCTCGGCTTCGAGCGCGCGAGACAGCACGATGTTGACGTCGCCGCCGGTGTCATCGCCAGGGATGAGTCCGATGGACGACGGCGTGACGTTGGGCTCCGCCAGACGCCGAAGTGCCTCGGGCATCGCGACGCCCTTCACGTCGATCGGCGGCCTCCCGACCAGCAACTCGTGCAGCAGCACGGCCAGTGCGTAGACGTCGCAGCGGATGTCGACGTCGTCGCTGCCGGATGCCTGTTCCGGCGCCATGTAGCCGAGCGTGCCGAGCAACAGCCCGGCCGTCGTTCGCAGCGTTTCGGGCGGGGCCGCATCGTCTTCGAGCAGGCGTGCGATGCCGAAGTCGAGCACTTTTGGCCGACCATCGGCGGTGACGAGGACGTTGTCGGGCTTGAGGTCGCGGTGAATGACGCCCTTCTGATGCGCCGCCTGAACCGCGTCGGCGATGTCCGCAACCAGCTTCAGGCGATCGCGGAACGGCAGGTCGACGGCTCGGACGTACTGCGTGACGGTCGGGCCGTCGACGAACTCCATCGCGATGAACGCGACCGCCAGTTCGCGGTCGTGGCCGGCTTCGTAGATCGTCGCGATACCGGGATGGTCCAGTCGGCCCAGTGCGTCGACCTCCTTGCCGAAGCGGCGCGGCGCGTCATAGCCGGCGGCGGCGCGGCGAAGGACTTTGATCGCGACCGGGCGATCCATGCCGACCTGTCGAGCCTCGTACACCGAGGCCATGCCGCCCTCGCCGACGAGTCGGACGAGGTGGTACTTGCCGTCGACAAGCGACTTGCCGACAAGCGTCGACGGATCGGGTCCGCCCAAGCCGATGAACGCGTCGACCTCCGGATGCAGCATCGCATCCTCACCGACGTCGGCGAGGCCGATGGCTTCATTAACCAGATCGGGGTCATCGCCGAGCGTTTCGCGCAGAAAGCTCGCGCGGTCGGGCGGCGGTTGATCAAGGGCATCGGCGACTGCGTCGCGCAGCCGGTTCCAGCGTTCGGCCTGCATCTGATCCGTCATGCGTCAAACGACGTTAGCCGGGGCCGAAACGAAGTTGTTTATGCGGCCGTGCCGTCGAGGCGTTTGCTGAGCCACGCCCGGGCGAACGCCCAGTCGCGCTTGACGGTTCGTGCCGAGCTGCCCGTCGCGGCGGCGGTCTCTTCAACGCTCAGACCAGCAAAGTAGCGGAGCATGACGACCTCGCTCATCCGCTGGTCCTGCTCTTTGAGTTCGGACAGAGCGGTATCCAGCTCGATCACAGCTTCGGCATCGCCGCCGGTGTCGACGTCGATGCTGCGTCCGCCCGGCTGGTCGGCCGCGCTGAGGTCGAGCCGTCGACGACCGCCGCCGTGCTTGAGGGCGGCGTGGCGTCGGGCGCGTTCGACGAGGATCCGTCGCATCGCCTCGGCCGCCGCACCGAAAAAGTGCCGCGGGTTGTCCCACTGAACCTCGGGATCCTTCATGAGGCGCAGGTACGCCTCGTGGACGAGTGCGGTGGTTTGCAGCGTGAGGTCGGAACGCTCGCGCGCCATCTGCCGGCCGGCAAGGTCGCGTAGCTGGTCGTAAACGGCGTCGAAGAGCTCAGGCGTCTTGCCTCCCGGCTGGGAAGCTGGGGCGACTACACCACCATTTCCGCCGTCTGGCGGAGGATTCGAAGATTTTGGCTCCGTCTCTGGCCCCTGCACGTGGTGATTGTCGCACATCCGAGTGGGTCGGCCAAGTCGGCAGGCCCGACGCCCGGTATCGGGCGTTCGAGTGCACCACCTCGGCGGCGTTCAGGGGGAGCGCCGTTCGAGGGCTGCACGGGCGAGCGTTTCGCCTGGAATTCGTTGTTTCTCGCGCCATTCGACACTGACCGTCAACCTGCCGCCGCCGTCCGACTCGGTCGGGCGCTGACCCGGGAGAACCCACCATGCAGAACCACCCTCGCCCCGCCGTTCGCCGACTGCGCCTCGCCGCGGCCGCCGCTCTTGCCACCGCCGGCCTCGCCGCCACCGCTCCCGCCCAGGTCACCTGGATCGGCGGCGCGACCGGCGACTGGTCCGACAACGCCAACTGGGACAGCGCCGTCTTCCCCAACGGCACGACCATCGACGCGATCATCGCAGGTCTCGTCGAGGTCACGGTCGAGCCGGGCATCACGCGTGATGTCCGCAGCCTCAGCGTCAGCAGCGCGTCGCAGTTCTTCATCAGCGACAACACGTTCTTTGACATCAACAACGGCGGGCTTGCCAATGCAGGCTTCGTCACCGTCACCTCGACCGGCGGCAACACGCAGCTGCGCTTTGCCGGCACGAACGACATCACGGGCGGCGGCACGATCTTGCTCGAAGACGGCATCATCGGCGGCACCAGCAGCGTCATTACCAACGTCGACAACCTGATCACGGGGACCGGCAACATCGGCAACAACGCCGCCCGGTTCAGCAACGAGGCCACCATCCAGGCCCAGGGCGGCACGCTTGTACTCGATCCAGCCAGCGTCATCGGCGGCCCGGAATTCTTCAACACGGGCACACTTGCCGCCAATGGAGCCGGCAGCGTCCTCGTCCTGACCGGCAACGGCTTCGGTGAGTTCAGCAACGTCGGCGGAAACATCTCCGCCATCAACGGCGTCGTCCGCCTGACCAGCGGTGCCGACATTCTCGGTGGCACCTACAGCACTTCGGGCACTGGCGTCATCGAGGTCGCGGCCAGCTCGTCGGCGATCCTCCAGTACGCCACGAACACCGGCAACATGGTTGCGCGGTTCGGCTCCGACCTGGAGATTCGCGGAAGCACGTTCACCAACAGCGGCTCGATCACGATCGACTCGAGCGGCGGAGCGCGGGCCGACCTCCAACTGCTCAACGGCAACAACATTGAACTCAACGGCACCGGCACGCTCAACCTCGTCGACGGTGGCATCAACGGCAGCGGCTTCCTTGTCGTCGGAGCAGATCAGACCGTCCGAGGCAGCGGGTTCGTCGGGCAGAACCAAATCCGAATCGAGAACTTCGGCACAATCCGCGGCGACGTCAATGGCGGCGACCTCGAGATCAACCCGGCAGCTGTAACCGCCGGTGCCGAGTTCTTCAACCCCGGCCTCGTCCGTGCCAGCAACGGCGGAAGCGTCACCCTCAGCGGACAAGGCAACGGCGAGTTTGCCAACACGGATCGCCTCGGCAATGGCAGCGGCGTCATGGAGGCCGTCGGTGCTGGTTCCGAGCTCGTCCTCGACGACGACGCCGTCATCATCGGCGGCACGCTCCGTGGTATCGACGGCGGCATCGTTCGAGCCGCGGCGGATCAGAACATCGACGTGACCAACGTCACGCTCGAAGGCGCCCACACTGTCGATGACAACACCGATTACAACACCACGGGCACCATCAACCTCGCCAGCGGTTCGACCCTGACGCTCACGTCGACGGGCTCGGCTACCGACCTGGAGATGAGCGGCAGCGTCGACTTCGTCGGGTCAGGTCAGATCGTTCTGGCTGACCCGCTCTCGGGCGTCGATGGCTCGGGCACCATGAACCTCGGCGGGGACGTCACCCTCCGCGGCCAAGGCAGGCTCGGACAGAACGACATCCGCATCTTCAACGAGGGCACCATCCTCGGCGACGTCAACGGTGGCAACCTTGTCATCGACCCAGCAAGCCTCGACGGCAACGCCGAGTTCTTCAACACCGGCCTCGTCCGCGCCGTCGGCGGCGGCACCGTCACGCTTGACGGCCTGAGCAACGGCGAATTCACCAACACCGATGAGCTTGGCGCCGGCAGCGGAATCATGGAGGCAAGCGGTAGCGGCTCCGAGATCGTGCTGACCAACACCGCCCGCGTCTTCAACGGCACGCTCCGCGGCGTCTCGGGTGGCTTGGTCCGGACCGGTGACAACGAGAACGTCTTCATCACCAACGTCCTGCTTCAGGGCAACCACGTCGTCGGCAACAACTCCGACTACGGCATCGACGGTACCGTCACACTCGATGCCGGCGGAACCCTGCGGCTCCAGGCCGGTGCTCAGGCGACAGACCTCGAGATCCAATCGACCGCCACGCTCGACGGCAACGGCACCGTGATCCTCGAAGGCTCGCTAGCCGGCATCAACGGATCGGGCGACTTCAACATCGGCAGCGGCATCACCATCCGCGGCGAAGGCAGGTTCGGACAGAACGCCATTCGAATCTTCAACGAAGGCACTATCCTCGCCGACGTCGACGGCGGCACGCTCTCGCTCGACCCCAACTCGGTCGACGCCAACGCCGAGTTCATCAACACCGGCGTCGCCCGCGCGATCAACGGCGGCACGCTGCAACTCTCGGGTGCCAGCAACGGCGAGTTCAACAACACCGGAGCACTCATCGAAGCGGTCGGTGCCGGCTCGGAGGTGAATCTCACGTCCAATGCTCGCCTCTTCGGCGGCACGCTTCGCAGCACCGGCGGCGGCACGGTCGAAGTCGGCGATGG
This window of the Planctomycetota bacterium genome carries:
- a CDS encoding protein kinase; translation: MTDQMQAERWNRLRDAVADALDQPPPDRASFLRETLGDDPDLVNEAIGLADVGEDAMLHPEVDAFIGLGGPDPSTLVGKSLVDGKYHLVRLVGEGGMASVYEARQVGMDRPVAIKVLRRAAAGYDAPRRFGKEVDALGRLDHPGIATIYEAGHDRELAVAFIAMEFVDGPTVTQYVRAVDLPFRDRLKLVADIADAVQAAHQKGVIHRDLKPDNVLVTADGRPKVLDFGIARLLEDDAAPPETLRTTAGLLLGTLGYMAPEQASGSDDVDIRCDVYALAVLLHELLVGRPPIDVKGVAMPEALRRLAEPNVTPSSIGLIPGDDTGGDVNIVLSRALEAEPNRRYATAEAFASDLRRLLAQEPILARPPTLAYQVRKFARRNKPLIAATAAIAVTLVVATAVSSFAFVLEASARAEAERNLEFAEASSERQQAARLFLRRTLEFGDATDSGAGVTVLEALRQSEPLIPTFADGRPMIEADLRTDLARNLRSVGEIDEADRQYELAEQALLRFEDVTPANLADHRAEWVGSLAQNARLERARSLYDKYRAAWDADRDPDHPQTPRIDLQFDSTLAELLHAEGRYVEASEQWQNVLTGIDPLVTRQTEEGDAPDLTKITMDEADTWLSNAADSYRNAGEADLALRSLRRVLVNRTERHGRNHPSVVMAQANLAGLLTDVGELDEAEQIARESIVRATETFGPDSHIVRSCRRNLVDLLVARRSDASLREAIELARVNVAGERAAKERGAGSPTTLMLDLNNAGVASGYLDDHEQAVVAFDEAMAEGEGVVPPDHPYMLSIRASRATSLDEIGRTDEAIADLREVLRVQIEQVGANTPPPSITRNNLAMIALEAGDAEQAAAELRISLDAAEAGNWGGMIPILRRNYGRALSAAGRHSEAVAELGRAVEEAAPLGDAAVERTQMFLDQAIAAASAPVPQPTTN
- a CDS encoding ATP-dependent Clp protease adaptor ClpS — protein: MSLTVDESKDVRPIAAAEEDDSSTAVAEPPAETEPKTKPASKKSPKRRPKRPGQLPPYRVLLHNDDVNTVEAVVLTVLELTPLTEMAAIRVTLEAHKRGLSLLLVTHKERAELYVEQFKSKLLKVTIEPAE
- a CDS encoding citrate synthase, with the translated sequence MPAASDVATSAKATLTINDQSPVALEGLVGTENELGLDVTALRAKTKAITLDPGYRNTGSCTSDITFINPEAGTLRYRGYPIEELAEHCSFLETAYLLIYGELPDQKTLDTFVSLVSDNTAVNDGLLKILDGFPPDASPMAMLSACINGLCGYHPEVLQVEYEEHFDVTAAKLLGKVSTLAAAIYRHRNHEPGHPTPRPDLDYTTDLLRMSFADGHVDKGTAKAMDLIFLLHADHEQNCSASTCRMVGSSHANLFASCAAAVCALWGPLHGGANAEIMNQLQRIHDGQSIDPDSFIAGVKEKKYRLFGFGHPVYKNYDPRARILKAQADAVLTGMDRQDDPLLKIAKRLEEVALADDYFVSRNLYPNVDFYSGLIMRAMNVPTDMFTVLFAVGRMPGWIAQWKETRDQAGKIYRPRQIYTGPAERHVVPAGER
- a CDS encoding sigma-70 family RNA polymerase sigma factor yields the protein MQGPETEPKSSNPPPDGGNGGVVAPASQPGGKTPELFDAVYDQLRDLAGRQMARERSDLTLQTTALVHEAYLRLMKDPEVQWDNPRHFFGAAAEAMRRILVERARRHAALKHGGGRRRLDLSAADQPGGRSIDVDTGGDAEAVIELDTALSELKEQDQRMSEVVMLRYFAGLSVEETAAATGSSARTVKRDWAFARAWLSKRLDGTAA